A window of the Zeugodacus cucurbitae isolate PBARC_wt_2022May chromosome 2, idZeuCucr1.2, whole genome shotgun sequence genome harbors these coding sequences:
- the LOC105221676 gene encoding fibrinogen C domain-containing protein 1 — protein MLRYLTVILVNCLLWLSIEHACGEYFDSNTICDCNCDVQVDVVRTFHQELQTMRKREDDILREISLVQTKLQSVDKHNGGGKPKPSSCVEAAAGSFKSGIYNIKLDKFSATPFDVFCNEETDYGGWLVIQRRVSDSVGFYRGWQEYKKGFGELAGNYWIGLEKLHALTSSCQQELYIELQKLNGDSYHARYTEFLIGSESEGYPLKVLGNYTGTAGDSMIFHVGMKFTTRDSDNDNAPQGNCAIDYKGAWWFDRCFTSHLNGKRIQDMNWNTLRNMEALKSALMMIRPTDKCLRRLSLKKDLYQ, from the exons atgcttcgCTATTTAACAGTTATTTTGGTAAACTGTTTATTGTGGCTTTCCATTGAACACGCTTGCGGTGAATATTTCGATTCGAATACGATTTGTGATTGCAATTGTGATGTGCAGGTGGATGTCGTTAGAACGTTCCATCAAGAATTGCAAACTATGCGAAAGCGAGAGGATGACATCTTGAGGGAAATATCGCTGGTTCAAACAAAATTGCAATCGGTCGACAAACACAATGG TGGTGGAAAACCGAAGCCTTCAAGCTGTGTGGAAGCAGCAGCGGGGAGCTTCAAAAGTGgcatatacaatataaaattgGACAAGTTTAGTGCCACGCCGTTCGACGTGTTTTGCAACGAGGAGACGGACTACGGCGGTTGGTTGGTTATTCAGCGGCGCGTTAGTGATTCCGTGGGTTTTTATAGGGGTTGGCAAGAGTATAAGAAAGGATTTGGGGAGCTGGCTGGAAACTACTGGATTGGATTGGAAAAGCTGCATGCGCTCACCAGCAGTTGTCAGCAGGAACTGTATATCGAATTACAAAAGCTTAATGGTGACAGTTATCACGCGCGCTACACGGAATTTTTAATCGGCAGTGAATCTGAGGGTTATCCTCTTAAAGTGTTGGGCAATTATACAGGAACTGCTGGCGATAGCATGATATTTCACGTGGGTATGAAGTTTACCACACGCGATAGTGATAATGACAATGCCCCCCAAGGTAACTGCGCTATAGATTACAAAGGTGCTTGGTGGTTCGATAGGTGCTTTACAAG TCATCTCAATGGAAAGAGGATCCAAGACATGAACTGGAATACCTTACGCAATATGGAAGCATTAAAATCGGCGTTAATGATGATACGCCCTACAGATAAATGTTTAAGGCGTCTCTCTCTGAAGAAGGATTTATACCAGTAA